Within Halobacterium jilantaiense, the genomic segment TCGAGTTCGACATCGAGCAGGCCGACAAAGGCCCGCGCGCGACGAACCTCACCCGTCTGTAATCGGTAACCGTTCGGACGAATCGTTTCCAGACAGGAACACTCCAGCGTGGAGTGTACGCGGGTGAGGCCGAGAGGCTCACTCGACGAATTCTATCGACGCCACCCCGGTAGCGAGAGCTACGCGAGGCGGTCGCGGTTGTCGTCAGTCAGCGACAGCTGGGTGGCGGCGACGTTCGATTCGAGGTGGTCGATACTGGACGTTCCCGGGATGGGGAGTGTCACCGGCGAGTGGTCGAGCAGCCACGCGAGCGCGACCTGACGGACGGTCGCGTCGTGGTCGTCGGCGACCGCCTCCAGGGGCTCGCGCTGCTCGCCGAGGTCGCCACCGCCGATTGGGAAGTACGGGATGAAGCCGATCTCGTAGTCCTCGCAGGCCGAGAGTACGTCCTCGTGGTCGCGGTTCGCGACGTTGTACTCGTTCTGAACGGTCGCCACGTCGACGATGTCACGGGCGCTCTCCAGTTGGTCGACGGAGACGTTGCTGAGGCCGACGTGGTCGACGAGGCCGGCGTCTTTCAGTTCCGCGAGCCGGTGGACGGAGTCCTCGAACGGCGTGTCCGGGTCCGGGGAGTGCAGTTGCAGCAGGTCGATGGAGTCGACGCCGAGGCGGTCGAGCGAGCACAGCGCCTGATTCTCGAGGAAGTCGGGCTCACCGTGGGGCAGCCAGTCGCCGTCGCGCGTCCGCAGCAGGCCGGCCTTCGTCGCGACGAACACGTCGTCGTTCTCACCGAGTGCTTCGCGGAGGAGGCGCTCGCTGGCTCCCGGCCCGTACGAGTCAGCGGTGTCCACGAAGTCCACGCCCAGTTCGACCGCGCGCCGGACCACGTCCCGCGCGGCGTCCTCGTCGTCGGGCGCGCCGACGATGTCCGGACCGGTGATGCGCATCGCGCCGTACCCCATCCGGTGGACGGTCGCGTCGCCGCCGATGTCGAACGTGTCGCTGTCGTTGGCTGGTGCCATACCGGGTACACGACAGCCGGCAGAATAGGCGTGGGGGTGGCGGAACCTACGGCTGCCACTGGTCCCGGAGCTCGGTCCGGGGTTTCGACGGGTCGTCCTCGGCGACGAGCGCCCGGAGCTGGCGGACGTGGAACGCGTACTCGCGGTCCTGTCGCAGGACGAGGTCGCGGCCCTTCAGTTCGGACAGCAGCGTGTGGACTCCCTCGATGTCGGCCCCCGTCGCCTCGGCGAGATCGTGGGCGGTCGCACCCGGCGTGGTCGCGAGTTCGGTGACGACCGACCACGCCGCCTCGTCGTTACAGTTCGACTCCCGGCGCGCCGCGTTCACGCGCGTCACCACCGGCGGTGCCTGCAGGAGGTCGACGACCGTCTCCGGCTCCGGCGCGTCGCTGTCCGCGTCCCCGACCGACCCGTCACCGCCGTCGCCGTCCTCCACTTGAAGGCGCTCGCCCCGCCGCCGCAACCGATCCTGAACGGCGTCCACGAGCGCGTCGCGGCTCTCGTGTTCGTCGTCGCCGAACGAGAACGCGGACGCCTCGGCGGCGGTTGGTGGCTCAGCGTCCCCAGTAACCGGCGGCTCCGCGTCCGCGCCCCCAGCGTCCGCGTCGGCGGTGGGCTCGGCGTCGTCCGACGCCTCGCGGTCGTCGCCGTCCGGTTCGCTGTCGTCTGCCGAGCCCGTGACGCGGTCCTCCAGCTCGTCGATTCGAGCCTCCAGACGTTCGATCTGCTCGTTTTTCGTCTGCAGCGTCGCCTGATAGGAGTCCGGCTGGACGCCGTCACCGTGCGCGAGCGCGTTCGCCATCTTCCGCGCCGCAGCGGAGACGTCGCGTGCGGTCTCCAGTTCGGACTCCAGTTCCGCGATTCG encodes:
- a CDS encoding aldo/keto reductase, which translates into the protein MAPANDSDTFDIGGDATVHRMGYGAMRITGPDIVGAPDDEDAARDVVRRAVELGVDFVDTADSYGPGASERLLREALGENDDVFVATKAGLLRTRDGDWLPHGEPDFLENQALCSLDRLGVDSIDLLQLHSPDPDTPFEDSVHRLAELKDAGLVDHVGLSNVSVDQLESARDIVDVATVQNEYNVANRDHEDVLSACEDYEIGFIPYFPIGGGDLGEQREPLEAVADDHDATVRQVALAWLLDHSPVTLPIPGTSSIDHLESNVAATQLSLTDDNRDRLA